CTAAAACGTTTGACTAAACCTGTTGGAAGTCTAGGTGTTTTAGAAGATATAGTTGTTCAGTTAGCAGGTATTACAGGACAAGCTAAACCGCGTATCGGGCGTAAGGATGTCGTGGTCATGTGTGGTGATCATGGTATTGTGGACGAGGGTGTAAGCGCATTCCCTCAGGAAGTAACTCAACTCATGATGGTTAACTTCATCAATGCTGGAGCAGCAGTAAACGTGTTAGCTAGACAAGTGGGTGCCGAGGTAACAGTAGTTGACATTGGCTCTAAAGCACCCGAAGTACCTGAGAATGTAATCAATAAGAAAGTGAAAGCAGGAACAAACAACTTTGCTAAAGGCCCAGCAATGAGTAGAGAAGAAGCTGCACAAGCGATCTTGGTTGGAATTGAAACAGCGCAGGAACTGGCGAAAAAGGGTAGTAATGTCATCGCTCTGGGTGAGATGGGAATCGGAAATACAACGCCTAGCGCGGCGCTTACCAGTGTATTATTAGGCCGTCCGCTGGAAGAAGGTCTGGTAGGACGAGGTTCGGGTATAAATGACAAATCTCTTTTAATCAAACGTGAAGCAATTCAACGCGGGATTGAGGTAAATAAGCCTCAGGCAGACGATGCGTTGGATGTACTTGCTAAGGTAGGTGGCTTAGAGATTGCCGGGATGGCTGGGGTAACGCTTGGTGCTGCTCTTTCTCGCATTCCTGTACTATTAGATGGGGTGATTGCTTCTGCGGCGGCATTGGTAGCTGCACGTCTTCAACCAGCAATTATTCCTTATCTTATGGCCACTCATTTATCAGTGGAACCTGCCCATCAATATATTCTGGAAGACTTAGGAATTCGTCCATCTCTTCACTTAAATATGCGTTTAGGGGAAGGAACTGGAGCTACATTATTTATGCCAATGATGGATTCTGCTTGTCGTGTACTGCAAGAAATGGCTACCTTCTCTGATTTAGGTCTACCTGATTCAGAGTAATTGATCTAAAGATCGTTCAACTGAGATTAGGTGAGGCATTAAAGAAGAGGAGCATGATTATGATAGAGCGTTTTGGACATGGTGGCGACATATGGACGGCTGCAGAATCCTTTGGGCTAGAGGCGGATCGTATTCTTGATTATAGTTCAAATATTAATCCATTTGGACCTCCTGAGCAGCTTTTTTCAATATTGAATCAAGCGCTACCACAGGTCCTTCGATATCCTGATCCTACATGCCGTAATCTTCGCAAAGCGTTAGCAAGTTCGCTTGGATCTCATATACAACCGGAAAATATTTTGGTAGGGAATGGAGCTGCTGAGTGCTTGCACTTGGCGGTTTCTGCTCTCAAGCCACGGATTGTAGGGATTATTTGTCCCTCTTTCTCGGAATATGAAGCGATTGCCAAGCAAGCTGACTGTGAGATTCGCATGTTATTTACAACGAAAGAACAGCAGTTTTTACCTGATGTTGAGGAGCTATGCGGCTTTGTGCAACAGGTGGATATGCTGTTTATTGGACATCCTAACAATCCAACGGGGAATTTTTTACCACGTAACGAATTACTTAAGGTGGCTGTTGCTTGTGAACAACACAATACCTACCTTTGTGTGGACGAAGCATTTCTGGATTTTGTAAATCATACTGAGGAGCATTCTTTAGTAACTGACTTACACAAGCTTCCCCATGTGCTTTTATTTCGCTCTATGACTAAAATGTACGCGATTGCAGGGCTGCGACTCGGTTACGTCATTGGGCAAGAGCAAGTGATCGAATGTCTAAAAGCTAAACAAATCTCGTGGAGTGTGAACCATTTGGCCCAAGTGGCAGGTGAATTCTTACTTCAGCAGCATGATTACGTACTGCGAACACAGGAATATGTTGCTGCGCAAAGAGAGAGCTTGCTAAAATCTCTTGAAGCACTACAGGGGGTTACAACTTTTAGGAGCGAAACCAATTACTTATTAGTTCATATAGACTCTACTCCATCTCATCTTCTTCAGGAAGAGATGGCGAAAAGAGGCATCTTAATTCGAAATTGTAGTATGTATCCAGGTTTAGGTGAAGGATATATACGACTTGCGATAAAAACACAGGAAGAGAATGAACGAATGGTAAGCGTGTTCCGTGAATCCCTACAAATCCTGTCAACTAGGAGATAAAAGGAGCGAAGGTATCATGAGGATCATTCTTATTACAGGTGGCGTTCGATCGGGGAAAAGTGCTTTTGCTGAAAGGCTGGCCAAACAACAGAAGCAGGAGCATGGAGGAACCCTCGTGTATCTTGCAACAGGGCAAGCTTGGGATGAAGAGATGCAGAATCGGATTCATTTGCACAGGGAACGAAGAGTGAATAATTGGGAGACGGTGGAAGAGCCGTATGAATTAGAGTCAGCGGTCCGGACCATGGCTGAAGCCGATACGCATGAAGCAGCTTCAGAGTCATCGATTGTTTTATTGGACACATTCTCAGGCTGGATTGCGAACATATTAATGCAAATTCCTGAAGATCAACTAAGTAAGTCTACCATCCGGCAAGCTTGTCAACAAGAAGTCATCTCTTGTGTATCTGCTATGCGCTCCTTAGATCGGACATGGATAGTGGTAAGTGATGAAGTGGGATTAGGTGGGGTAGCGTTATCTAAATTAGGCAGGGCATTTCAGGATATTACTGGTTTTGCGAATCAGATCGTAGCACAATATGCTGATGAAGTATATCTAGTAGTGGCTGGTATCCCGATGAAGATCAAGGGGAGCGAGGCGAGTGACAAATGAATGCGTTTTGGAGCGCCTTAACCTTTCTTACGCGCATTCCGGTACGCTTTCAAGCGACAGAGCAGGATTGGTATCAAAGCGTAAAGTATTATCCTTATGTAGGAATGGTAATAGGAATTTTTTTAGCGGGAATCGCAGGAATTACGCAGTGGCTTTTTCCTGATATTCTCCTTTCACTTGTAGTGATAGCTTCTTGGGTCTATATCACTGGCGGTTTGCATTTAGATGGTTGGATGGATACCGCAGATGGGCTCGGTTCTGCTCGTTCACGTGAACGGATGCTAGAAATCATGAAAGACAGCCGAGTGGGAGCAATGGGAGTCCTTGCTTGTGTTCTTTTATTGGCAGTAAAGGTGGTGTCTCTATACTGGATCACAACTAGCGTACCTTTGCTGTCACTTATTTACTTATTGATTATCATTCCATTTGCAGCTCGTGTTTCTTTGCTTGGATGCGTTTATTTTTGGCCTTATTTGCATAAGGGAAAGGGATTGGCGTCTGGATTTAGAGAGCATGTGTGTATGAAGCACATTATCATTTCAATCGTTATCTCATGTCTTGTCGCTATCGTTTTAGTTGGATACCAATTAGCGATCATTTTTTTCGTACTCACGGTGGTCACGCACTATCTGTTTAACCGAATGATTGTCAAACAGCTGGGCGGCTTAACGGGCGATACCTATGGGGCACAAATTGAATGCATTGAAATGGTATTGCTTCTTGGGGCGGTCAGCTACCTGTATCACGGAGGTTTTGTCGGATGGTAAAAGTTATTTGGTTACGTCATGCTGTAACGGCTGAAAATCTGGCAAAACAATATATTGGACACTATGATGCACCTTTATCGAACAAAGGAGTGTCACAGGCGCAGCAGGTCGCAAAATTCTTAGCGAATCAACCGCTCACAGCTATTTTTTCAAGTGATTTAATGAGAGCAAAGGAAACAGCGGCGATCGTGGCAGAATTTCATCCAACGCTTCCGGTCCAAACCAGTAGTGACTTACGCGAGGTGTTTTTCGGTGAATGGGAAGGCTTGACGTACCAGGAGATCGAGCGAATGGATCGGGAGAGAATTTATCAATTTTATGATAACCCATGGAATGTTGCCCCTCCTGGCGGGGAGAAATTACTCGAATTACAAAAGCGGCTAGAGCAATTCGTAAATAAAGAAATCAGCCCTTATTGTACCCAGACAAAATGTTATTCGAGTGGTGCTGAAGAGAGGCTTCAGAAAGAACCAATTTTATTGGTGGTTACTCATGGTGGAATGCTGCGCTTGGTTTCTGCTCTTTTATTAGAAAATGATCCAGGTCGTTATTTTGATTCGTCCATTGGACATGGGCAATTTCTGGTTACGTGTTGTGGAGAAGACGGAGAGTGGGAAACATGCAATTTATAAAAGATTGGTATTTGGATGTAAACGAGAAACGGGTGCTTATTCACTATCCGAAAGGCTTTCGTGCCTGCTCTAGTGCTGTGTTTGGTGGTGGAATTAGCGAGGCGAAGTGGGTCCTAAACCAGTATGTGGGAAAGAGCTACTTATCAGATAATCCCGAGGAGGATATTAGAAGGTTTGTATTGCAAAATCAAGCCATACCTGAACAAACTATTGGATTGTTGACAGCAGCTTGTGTGGAGGATGTAGGAGTCTCTACGTTAAAGGGAGACGAATTTGAACTTTGTGCAATTGTGACAACCGGTGTCGGCAATGCAGCTAGAGCAGGTACCGTAGAACAGCGCTATAATGCCTATGCAGCAGGTACGATTAATACTGTCGTATTCATTGATGGGAATTTGACAGACGGGGCTCTTGTAAATGCTGTTATTACAGCAACAGAGGCCAAAACGATTGCATTGGCAGAAATGGGAATTAGCGATGGAGAGGGCAGGGGTGCGACAGGAACCACCACAGATGCTATTGTAGTAGCGGCTACATGTGACCAATCACATTATCAGTCCGTCCATCCCTATGCTGGAACTGCTACGAACTTGGGCCATGCAATCGCATGTGCAGTAAGGGATGCAACTCGCATGGCGCTTACCCATGAGCTAAATCGAAAAGAGCGTAGGAGTGCAGAATAATTATGGAAATAATGCTAGGAACTAGCTTGTTATGTGCCTATCTATTAGATCTCATTATTGGTGATCCACGTTGGATTCCACACCCCGTGATTGGCATGGGAAAAGTGATAAGCTGGTTGGATCGTCGTATTCGACCGGTATATCATTCCCTTGTCAACCGCGGGCGTTCGGCCTTTCTCTCAGGTCGATTGCTGGGTCTTTTGTTTCCAGTGATAGTCGTTGGCTTGGCTTTTTTTGTTCCCTATTATTTGCTAAAGGGGCTCGCTAGCATTCATCCGTGGCTGTCTTATATCGCCGAGGTTGTGTTGATTGCTACCACAATTGCTACGAAAGGACTGGCTCAGGCTGGGCAAAAGATTTATGCGGCTTTACAGAAGGGCGATCTAGGAGAAGCTCGATTTCAATTGTCCATGGTAGTAGGGCGTGATACAGAGCAGTTGGATGAGAAAGAAATTTCACGTGGCACTGTGGAAACAGTAGCGGAAAACATTGTGGATGCAGTAACCTCCCCCTTATTTTTTGCCATGCTAGGTGGGGCCCCGCTCGCTATGGCATATAGGGCGGTTAATACGCTAGATTCAATGGTAGGCTATAAAAATGAGAAATACTTACACCTTGGCTGGGCTTCCGCGCGGCTAGATGATATCTGTAACTATATTCCCGCTCGGATCACCTTTATCTTTTTAATCCTAGCAGCGTTCTTACTGGGAAAGGATTGGAAAGACGCCTGGAAAACAGGAATTCGTGATGCAAGCAAGCATCCAAGTCCAAATAGTGGCTGGAGTGAAGCGGCTGTTGCCGGTGCCCTACACATTCAACTAGGCGGAACCAATACCTATCAAGGGGTTGTTTCTCACCGTGCACTCATGGGGACACCAAAGGTGGAGCTTCAGGCAAAACATATTAAACAAACCATTCAGATTCTGTATGCAACCACTTTTTGCTATGCCTTATGCGCTTTCATTTTAAGAGGCTTGCTCTTATACTAAAAGAAGGATCGGTCCGAATAAGGTTGGAGTTTGCAGGATTTCGACACGAAAACGGCAGGATTTCTTGCTGCTACGTCGAAATACTATAAAAGAAATGCTAGACTATCGTGTCATCCGAGATTGATGGGGGTTCTTAACCTATGAGCGAAATTAAAAACATAAAAGCTCGCATACCCAAAAAAGTATTAAACCGACTCGTCACTATTTTAAATCCGTATGAGCAGGTTGTTGACGAATTAAAGCTAAAGGTAAAAGGAATAAAATATGGTTTTCTAAAAGGCGGACGCTACTCTCCAATTGAATTTGTAGTTGGGCGAGTCAAGAAAACAGATAGTCTAATACGAAAAGCCCTTCTTAGAGGCATTGATTTTGCCCAAGATGATTGGGAAAAAAGATTGTGTGAGGAAATTACCGACATCGCTGGTATCCGTGTCGTTTGTCGCTATATTGATGATGTGCGGGAAGTGCAGAATCTGTTGATGGAACGGGAAGATTTTGTGGTACATGACGTTAAAGACTATATTACCAATCCGAAAGAATCTGGCTATCGTAGTATTCATATGATTGGTGATTATACGGTGTATCATGGCAGTGAAAAGAAAATCTTGCCTTGTGAGGTACAAATCCGGACGTTGGGCATGAACTTTTGGGCAACAAATGAGCATGAATTACGCTATAAATATGACGGAAATATTCCTTCTGACGTATTAGAGCAACTGCATATTGCTTCAACTGTCACTAATCAGTTAGATGAGCTGATGAACAGTTTACGTCAGGAAATTATGACCCCGCCAGAGCTTGACACTGATATGGAAGAAAAATTGGAAGAAATCTTCTCACTTTATGTCAAACAAGATTTTGAATCTGCTGAAGCGTTATACAAGGAACACTTTATTGGGTATGAAGAAGCTTTTCTGGATAATCCAAAATTCCGTATGATCAATGAACTGTTAAGTAAACGGTTTGGAAAATAACAGATGTAGGTATAACAAAAAATAGCCTCAGTCTACGTGACGAGGCTATTTTACTATCAATAAAGCTTAGATTAATGTTTGTCGATAAGCTACTGGTTTGGTTTGGGTTAGACGAGCCGTTCAGGATTTAATAACTCATTGATTTCGCTTATTGTCAATTCGGTGTCTCTCGCAACGATTTCTCTGACCGTTTTATTCTCTTGATAAGCAGTCTTGGCGATTTTGGCGGCTTTCTCATAGCCAATTACAGGATTAAGGGATGTTGCAAGCGCCGTACTTTGCTCAACATAGTACTGACAACGCTCTGCATTAGCTTGTAGCCCCTCTATACATTTTGCACGGAATACTTCCATTGCGTTCGTCAAAATTTGAATGGAATGTAACAGATTATATGCAATAACTGGCATCATCACATTAATCTCCAATTGAGCACCCATCGTAGCGGCTGTGATTGTGGCATCGTTACCAATTACTTGGGCACAAACCATATACATCATCTCAGCCATCACAGGATTTACTTTGCCTGGCATAATAGATGATCCAGGCTGAACAGCAGGCAGGATCAGCTCGCCAAGTCCAGTGCGTGGCCCTGAGCCAAGTAAGCGTAAGTCGCTTGAGATTTTTAATAGATGAATCGCGAGCTCCTTAACAGCATGGCTTGCTTGAATCGCTCCTAAGGTGTTTTGCATAAAAGCGAACCGATCACGCGGCTTTTTAAACGGCAGGTCTGTTCGAAGCACAATCTCGCGTAATGTTCGATCAGCGTACTCAGGATGAGCGTTAATCCCGGTACCTACCGCATTTCCTCCGATACCAATCACGTATAGCTCCAACAGAGCATGTCGAATACTTTTTTCAGCCGTTACGAGTGCTGCTGCATAGCCACCAAATTCCTGCCCGAGTCGAATGGGAACAGCATCCTGTAAATGGGTTCGTCCTGATTTGATAATGGGATCGAATTGTCTGGCCTTCTGTTTTAGAGCGTAATGAAGTCGCTGAAGAGATGGCAGCAATTCTTTTTTTATCATCTCGACAGCACTAATATTGATGGCGACATGTATCGTGTCATTCGTTGATTGTGCCATATTCACATGATCGTTAGGATGGACAAGTGTGAAGTCTCCTTTTTGACCGCCTAATATTTCAATCGCGCGGTTTGCGATAACCTCATTAGCATTCATATTTTGAGAGGTACCCGCACCAGCTTGATAGACATCTACTACAAATTGATCGTCCCATTTGCCATTAATCACTTCTTCTGCGGCTGTTACAATAGCGCCAGAAATATGTTCGGGTAAATTCCCCACCTCTGTATTTGCAACAGCCGCAGAGGCCTTGATGATTCCTTGTGCTTTAATAAAGGCTCGTGGTAAACGAAGGCCGCTAATGGGGAAGTTATGGGTAGCGCGTGTGGTTTGCGCATCGTAATATACAGATCGTGGGATATATACCTCACCTAATGTGTCTTTGCTGATGCGTTCATCCATTTGTAACACCCTTTCCATAAAAAAATTATGTTAATAATGAAAAGCCAGAAATGCCGTCAATACAACATTTTTACCCATTTTCCCCAGCATTTTATCGATAGAATGTCCAAATTTGTACTTGTTCAATGCCTTTTCCATTTGATAGAGTGGTGAGGTAACTTGTTCGTAGAAAGGATTTTACAAGCATGAAAAAATGGATGAAAACGTTCTTGGCAATCGGTATTTCTCTAATTACGTTTGGAATTCAGCCAAGTTACGCTGCGCAGCCACCAGCCCTGCCGCTTGAAGAAATAAAAGGGGAAGGTGCTATTCTCATGGATGGCTCGTCAGGAACCGTGCTATTTGAGAAAAATCCCCAGCAGTATTTATTTCCTGCTAGTATTACCAAAATCGCCACCGCTATTTATGCTATTGAGAACGGAAATAGTAATGATATAGCGACCGTTTCTAATAAGGCGAGAACAGTAGAAGGTTCCCGGGTTTATCTAGCAGAGGGTGAACAAGTATCCATGCGGAATTTACTCTTTGGATTGATTTTAAATTCAGGTAATGATGCTGCCATTGTGATTGCCGAACATATGGCTGGTTCCACAGAAGCATTTGCTGAAAAAGTGAATGCCTATTTAAAAGAAAAAGTGGGAGTGAAACATACTCATTTTACAAATCCACATGGGTTGCATGATGAGAATCACTACACAACTGCTGCTGACATGGCTAAGATTGCGCAGTATGCTATGAAGAATCCCTTCTTACGTGAAATTGCGGGTACAAAACGTTATGAATGGCACCAAAAAGAATGGGATACCGTGCTGGTCAATCATAATAAAATGCTAACCACCTATGAGGGAACGACAGGTTTAAAAAATGGCTTCACGGATCAAGCACGAAATACTTTGGTGGTTACAGCTAAACGCGGTGATACAGAACTGATCGCCGTTACCATGAAGGCACCATCTAATGTGGTTAGCTATCAGGATGTCCACAAAATGCTCGATTTTGGCTTTGCAAATTATGAATCAAAAAAGATCGTAAATGCAGGACAGTATCTGGTGTATCAACCCCAGAATGATACAGAGAAAGCAGCAAACTTTTATACGGATAAGGATTTATTCATCACGGTTCCCAAACAGACTACATACGAACAAAAGCTACTTAGCAACGGGGACCTTGTATTGACTTTATCCAACGGAGAAGAGAGAAGGCTACATCTGCAACCTGAAGTACTCCCGACAGCAGTGTCTACTACAGAGGCGGGCGAGCAGGCTCCTACTCATAATCCAATTGCTCTTTATGGTGTTGTCGTATTCTGGGCGTTACTTAACTTGTTTTTCATCCTTTTCTTCATTCGTTTATTACGCGCGAAACGACGTACGAGGCGTACGAATAATGTGGTGCTGAGAAAACGAGCGAACTAAAAATAAGCCAGCTCTATGAGCGATAGATGCGACAGAACAACCGGACATGCCGGTTGTTCTTTTTTTGTGGAAAAAAGTTATAATAGAAAAATAAGTATGATTATTTAAAATATAAACAGATACATTGAAGAATGTAGGAGGGTACTATAATGAGAATGGAAACGTTTACTAGCAAGGGTATCGGCTTTTTAAATGAAGATACGTTGATTGTTCATCCAACCCTCCCTCTATTTGGTGTGGTTGATGGTGTTACTTCATTACATGGTTTCATGAATGATCGTAAACAGACCGGCGGATACTTGGCTTCAACAACCATTGCTCGTTATTTTACACAGATACATCGTCTTATTCCGTTACAAGAGCATATATCGACTGCTAATTTGCTCATACGCCTACATATGCAGGAGGCTGGAATTGATCTTTCTTCCAAACAGAATCTTTGGGGAGCCGCAGTTGGAATCGTGACAATCGAAAAGAACGGTATATCTTATGCTCAGACGGGAGATTGCATGATTTTTGCTGTATATGAAAATGACAATGTACGTATATTAACTCGTCCACAAGTGGAAGTTGTAGAAGAACGCACCTTGCAAAAATGGTGCGAGGGTATTGAGAATGGTTTACTATCTCGCACGGAATTAAGCCTATTCATTCGAGATTTGATGATTCAAAATCGTGAATTGCAAAATGAACCACATGGTTACGGCGTACTAAACGGAGAGAAACAAGCCATAGAATATGTGGAATATGGCAGAATAAATCGTGCGGGAGTAAAGCATGTGGTCATTATTACAGACGGATTGTTTTGGCCATTAGCCAATCAGGAAAAGCAGGATTGGTCAAGGATGGTTCATAAAATAATAGAGATGGGACTCGAAAACTATGCAAAAGCCTTAACAAAGCTAGAAGGAAGCGATCCAGAATGTGTGAAATACCCAAGATTTAAAACGTCTGATGACAAAACGGGTATTATTCTTACACTATAAGCGAAGATTGGTATAATAGGGGAATGAACCAAATGAAAAGGTGGTAATCAGCATGAAGTTATTTTTTCTCTCAGACATCCACGGTTCTTTGACCTATGCGAAAGCAGCCCTAGAAGCATTTGAACGTGAGCAAGCAACCCATATCATCCTAGTAGGAGATGTGATGTATCATGGACCACGCAATGCTTTGCCAGATGGATACAATCCGTCAGAAGTAGCCAATCTGCTAAATAGGTATGCTGACAGCATTGTAGCTGTGCGTGGAAATTGTGATTCAGAAGTAGATCAAATGCTTCTTCATTTCCCGATTATGAGTGATTCTCATACAATAGTTATGGATAAACGGCGTATTTTTGTGACACATGGACATATTTATCATGAGGATCATCATCCAGCATTATCTGCTGGAGATGTGTTAATTCATGGTCACACACATATCCCGGTGGCCAAGAAAAAAGGAGATCTGTTTATACTAAATCCTGGTTCTGTAGCTATTCCTAAAGAGAATCATCCGCATACATATGGAGTGATTGAGGGGGATCAGTTCTGGATTAAAAGGTTGAATGGAGAAGTGTATATGGAGACTTCACTTATCTAGCACTGATTTGAAAATGAATACTACTATTGACATATCGGAAAATATCGATATAATCAACGTTATGGATTATGTTATGATTTTTAAAGCTTTATCAAATGAAACCAGATTGCAAATGTTACATTGGTTAAAGGAGCCAGAGCTGCACTTTCCGCCATCTTCCTGTAACTACGAGAATTTTCCAGGGGGAATCTGTGTAGGACAAATTCAAGAAAAAGCAGGTCTTTCTCAATCAACCACGTCACAATACCTAGCGATTATGCAACGGGCGGGGTTATTAGAAGCTAGACGCTTTGGCCAATGGACGTACTACCGCAGAAATGAAGAAATGCTGCATAAGCTGGCTACATACTTCCGAGAGGAGTTGTAAAAGAAGAGTGGAACACCGTTTCATTTTTCTTTTTTTAAGCCAATATCGAAAATTTCCGATATACCGATTTAGATTACTGTCGCGATTTCACATGAAGCATTTGCAAAAGGAGAGACCCATGAAAATTAGTGTACTGGATCAATCGTATGTAATAGAGGGTGGAACCCCAGAGCTAGCTTTGGAGCAAACGACTGAGCTAGCGCAGTACGTAGATGAAATTGGGTATCACAGGTATTGGGTGTCTGAGCATCATCATTCCGAAGCACTGGCTGGTTCTTCACCAGAAGTTCTTATCGCTTATTTAGCGGCAAAAACAAAAAGAATCCGTGTCGGGTCGGGGGGTGTAATGCTTCCTCATTACAGTGCATATAAAGTGGCGGAAAATTTTAATGTTTTAAGTGCTTTGGCTCCAGGTCGTATTGACGTAGGAATTGGCCGTGCGCCAGGGGGAATGCCGCTTTCAACTAGAGCCCTACAGGATTTACAGGCGCGCGATATTGATACCTTTCCAGAGCAAGTCCAGCATCTGACTAGCTATATTGATGACAAATGGAGTGAAAAGCAGCCTTTTCCAGGATTGAAAGCTACCCCAGTCCCATCGCATAAGCCTGAAATCTGGATGCTTGGATCTAGTGACAATAGTGGAATTGTAGCTGGACAATTGGGAT
The nucleotide sequence above comes from Brevibacillus laterosporus LMG 15441. Encoded proteins:
- a CDS encoding D-alanyl-D-alanine carboxypeptidase family protein — its product is MKKWMKTFLAIGISLITFGIQPSYAAQPPALPLEEIKGEGAILMDGSSGTVLFEKNPQQYLFPASITKIATAIYAIENGNSNDIATVSNKARTVEGSRVYLAEGEQVSMRNLLFGLILNSGNDAAIVIAEHMAGSTEAFAEKVNAYLKEKVGVKHTHFTNPHGLHDENHYTTAADMAKIAQYAMKNPFLREIAGTKRYEWHQKEWDTVLVNHNKMLTTYEGTTGLKNGFTDQARNTLVVTAKRGDTELIAVTMKAPSNVVSYQDVHKMLDFGFANYESKKIVNAGQYLVYQPQNDTEKAANFYTDKDLFITVPKQTTYEQKLLSNGDLVLTLSNGEERRLHLQPEVLPTAVSTTEAGEQAPTHNPIALYGVVVFWALLNLFFILFFIRLLRAKRRTRRTNNVVLRKRAN
- a CDS encoding protein phosphatase 2C domain-containing protein, which translates into the protein MRMETFTSKGIGFLNEDTLIVHPTLPLFGVVDGVTSLHGFMNDRKQTGGYLASTTIARYFTQIHRLIPLQEHISTANLLIRLHMQEAGIDLSSKQNLWGAAVGIVTIEKNGISYAQTGDCMIFAVYENDNVRILTRPQVEVVEERTLQKWCEGIENGLLSRTELSLFIRDLMIQNRELQNEPHGYGVLNGEKQAIEYVEYGRINRAGVKHVVIITDGLFWPLANQEKQDWSRMVHKIIEMGLENYAKALTKLEGSDPECVKYPRFKTSDDKTGIILTL
- the yfcE gene encoding phosphodiesterase; amino-acid sequence: MKLFFLSDIHGSLTYAKAALEAFEREQATHIILVGDVMYHGPRNALPDGYNPSEVANLLNRYADSIVAVRGNCDSEVDQMLLHFPIMSDSHTIVMDKRRIFVTHGHIYHEDHHPALSAGDVLIHGHTHIPVAKKKGDLFILNPGSVAIPKENHPHTYGVIEGDQFWIKRLNGEVYMETSLI
- a CDS encoding ArsR/SmtB family transcription factor; amino-acid sequence: MDYVMIFKALSNETRLQMLHWLKEPELHFPPSSCNYENFPGGICVGQIQEKAGLSQSTTSQYLAIMQRAGLLEARRFGQWTYYRRNEEMLHKLATYFREEL
- a CDS encoding LLM class flavin-dependent oxidoreductase; its protein translation is MKISVLDQSYVIEGGTPELALEQTTELAQYVDEIGYHRYWVSEHHHSEALAGSSPEVLIAYLAAKTKRIRVGSGGVMLPHYSAYKVAENFNVLSALAPGRIDVGIGRAPGGMPLSTRALQDLQARDIDTFPEQVQHLTSYIDDKWSEKQPFPGLKATPVPSHKPEIWMLGSSDNSGIVAGQLGLPYAFAHFINSQPGAMDQAISHYLRTFTASSRLLQPKVLAAMKIIMADTDEEANELALSALHLTHLLYRGRLQPLASPKTVSTYPYTANELTELEAMKHSILIGSVKTIALKIRALQERYPIEELMAVSPIYDINARKRSYALLQQAIAEADTGKPYR